The Vidua chalybeata isolate OUT-0048 chromosome 17, bVidCha1 merged haplotype, whole genome shotgun sequence genome has a segment encoding these proteins:
- the EPB41L1 gene encoding band 4.1-like protein 1 isoform X4, whose protein sequence is MTTETGPSSEVKNAQEDAPQQQLEAAAQGPTVAPSPTGRDTDPNEKLGAQPDTRNMEPGTDMEDKYYSETDGFSDKTTPSKTQKSPQKTTKKVKSALCRVTLLDASEYECEVEKHARGQVLFDMVCEHLNLLEKDYFGLTFCDSDSQKNWLDPSKEIKKQIRSGPWNFSFTVKFYPPDPAQLTEDITRYYLCLQLRADIITGRLPCSFVTHALLGSYAVQAELGDHDTEEHVGNYVSELRFAPNQTRELEERIMELHKTYRGMTPGEAEIHFLENAKKLSMYGVDLHHAKDSEGIDIMLGVCANGLLIYRDRLRINRFAWPKILKISYKRSNFYIKIRPGEYEQFESTIGFKLPNHRSAKRLWKVCIEHHTFFRLVSPEPPPKGFLVMGSKFRYSGRTQAQTRQASALIDRPAPFFERSSSKRYTMSRSLDGEFSRPASVSENHDARPEGEKQDEDGEFGSRRRSETEDEEVTTPTKIKELKPEHETTPRHKQEFLDKPEDVLLKHQASINELKRTLKEPNSKLVHRDRDRRLPSSPASSSPKHEDETPKGTPEKATETVEEDTLDDFASERGASLSMESFTQKSLVSSPEGSEHWVFIEREAPRLEAVALRKTLRAKTEEAHAGTSEGSMNGSLTKVVVTVGKAKDMAGQEEPAAAALETRKRAKMIASPEDFESVWEDDLYEKESRGESSPGEAHPPPESMEREPQEPGKGIATREPGLPKPCQQPEERQRTKILEPEPPQGEGEMLSKECAFAAFKKQEARVPATAPELLKIKVKAGDDSSETSATQRIIYLGDPDGEEKDSKKHLVLDTGGCLGLEERPKAPVNTTGEGSRHTTPVAEGFQALSSASHQHRTVSEKPTGTLEMPGMGCDGTSLGGHPLSGWEEPSLQPEKAPGVGVPGGTPTGSEALLCSQEVGPEELQSSVGGLKPCGLAGDGPRAEEHRGSPAESPDICPALEGFLGRVGADSDREESARVVLQMEEIEPKSPPSSAGSWQGHTHTVGLEGDKPSAPVPPPLPQRPSTVPAESSLGTEPQGTDLSLGTSPAREVAMPKHVSPSMQVALPVGTDPEAEEQSQNVGFASWKPHQGTSPVTGEPPQNTDTAEESIQVRALATKEVAQDMDTAQSNVPATEEPLQEEKPMIKELFQGSGSGKPTRDEGSGMEQLSHDKSLGMAELPPKGEEAEHQTETILRDLPLHTAHLKAKEPHQDSEFSVGQDLQGGSQTVTEGTRDSDLAMGQPLQDDSPSRAAADVPHFQSPTAGLCQGSKASQLPALVNEGGAGQSSDGTHPAEPGVSVCMSGLAGAVTQEHRDATVAPGNQEDSKSYRETSVASKIKMFEQGKVERRAAQEGQEHVPEAETSVTARGKTNLTQDVPLSTSLASPPAVGLVSSVGSLALGQGAGSGDTSQPHSLKEQVSAEPEHEEDSADLASPDSGCELTLAEAVSKSQEPSGEEKDLCDPSVKSSLKEENVKAAVPVVSQRAGVRDGPEERVKPPRHRAPESDTGDEEPDQEKDSVFLKDNHLAIERKCSSITVSSTSSLEAEVDFTVIGDFHGTAFEDISRSLPELDKDKSETEDEGLVSFQHTDKVVPGLEEDLKGRDKVSQPSPDVSQPEVDRGTPGSRDTTITTAQAGTTETALVTSDHGTKAGKGATPTTDLRSLSPISGGSTGKEVLTSIFSATAETLSTSTTTHVTKTVKGGFSETRIEKRIIITGDEDVDQDQALALAIKEAKLQHPDMLVTKAVVYRETEPSPEERDKKPQES, encoded by the exons ATGACAACGGAGACAGGCCCCAGCTCTGAGGTGAAAAACGCGCAGGAGGACGCTccgcagcagcagctggaggcgGCCGCCCAGGGCCCCACGGTCGCGCCCAGCCCCACCGGCCGCGACACCGACCCCAATGAGAAGCTCGGGGCGCAGCCCGACACCCGAAACATGGAGCCG GGCACAGACATGGAGGACAAGTACTACAGTGAGACTGATGGGTTCTCTGACAAAACAACTCCCAGCAAGACCCAGAAGTCACCTCAGAAAACCACCAAGAAAGTGAAGAGTGCCCTGTGCAGAGTGACCCTGCTCGATGCGTCCGAGTACGAGTGTGAGGTGGAG AAACACGCCCGAGGGCAGGTGCTCTTTGACATGGTGTGCGAGCATCTCAACCTCCTGGAGAAGGACTACTTCGGCCTCACCTTCTGTGATTCGGACAGCCAGAAG AACTGGCTGGACCCCTCCAAGGAGATCAAGAAGCAGATCCGCA GCGGGCCCTGGAACTTTTCCTTCACTGTGAAGTTCTACCCTCCAGACCCTGCCCAGCTCACAGAGGACATCACCAG ATACTacctgtgcctgcagctccgTGCTGACATCATCACAGGCCgcctgccctgctcctttgTGACCCACGCCCTGCTGGGCTCCTATGCCGTCCAGGCCGAGCTGGGTGACCACGACACCGAGGAGCATGTGGGCAACTACGTGAGCGAGCTGCGCTTCGCCCCCAACCAGACGCGGGAGCTGGAGGAGCGCATCATGGAGCTGCACAAGACCTACCG gGGAATGACCCCCGGGGAAGCAGAGATCCACTTCCTGGAGAATGCCAAGAAGCTCTCCATGTACGGGGTGGACCTGCACCACGCCAAG GACTCAGAGGGCATCGACATCATGCTGGGCGTCTGCGCCAATGGCCTCCTCATCTACAGGGACCGGCTGCGCATCAACCGCTTCGCCTGGCCCAAGATCCTCAAGATTTCCTACAAGAGGAGCAACTTCTACATCAAGATCCGCCCAGGGGAG TACGAACAGTTTGAGAGCACCATTGGCTTCAAACTGCCCAACCACCGCTCAGCCAAGAGGCTCTGGAAGGTCTGCATAGAGCATCACACCTTCTTCAG gctggtgtccccagagccaccccccAAGGGCTTCCTGGTGATGGGCTCCAAGTTTCGGTACAGCGGGCGCACGCAGGCACAGACGCGCCAGGCCAGTGCCCTCATTGACCGCCCCGCGCCCTTCTTCGAGCGCTCCTCCAGCAAACGCTACACCATGTCCCGCAGCCTGGACGGAG AGTTCTCACGCCCAGCCTCTGTCAGCGAGAACCACGATGCCAGACCAGAGGGTGAGAAGCAGGATGAGGACGGTGAGTTTGGCAGCAGGAGACGCTCTGAGacagaggatgaggaggtgaCCACTCCGACAAAGATCAAGGAGCTGAAG CCGGAGCATGAAACAACCCCCAGGCACAAGCAGGAG TTTTTAGACAAGCCAGAGGACGTTTTGCTGAAGCATCAGGCCAGCATCAATGAGCTGAAGCGGACCCTGAAGGAACCCAACAGCAAACTGGTTCACAGGGACCGGGACAGGAGGCTGCCTTCCTCACCAGCCTCTTCCTCACCCAAGCACGAGGATGAAACACCAAAGGGAACCCCTGAAAAGGCCACTGAg ACGGTGGAAGAGGACACCTTAGACGATTTTGCATCTGAGCGTGGAGCTTCCCTAAGCATGGAGTCTTTCACACAGAAAAGCCTTGTCTCCTCTCCTGAG GGCTCGGAGCACTGGGTATTTATAGAGAGAGAAGCCCCTAGGCTGGAAGCTGTAGCTCTGAGGAAAACTCTGAGAGCCAAGACGGAAGAAGCACATGCAGGGACCTCGGAGGGGAGCATGAATGGGAGCCTGACAAAAGTGGTGGTGACGGTAGGGAAAGCCAAGGACATGGCAGGCCAGGAAGAGCCGGCAGCTGCAGCCTTGGAGACGAGGAAGAGAGCCAAAATGATTGCTAGTCCCGAGGATTTTGAGTCTGTGTGGGAGGATGATCTCTATGAGAAGGAAAGCAGGGGTGAGTCCAGCCCAGGGGAGGCACATCCACCCCCTGAGAGCATGGAGAGGGAGCCCCAAGAGCCAGGCAAAGGCATAGCCAccagggagccagggctgcccaagCCCTGTCAGCAGCCTGAAGAGAGGCAAAGGACCAAGATTTTGGAGCCAGAGCCTCCCCAGGGAGAAGGTGAGATGCTCTCCAAGGAATGTGCTTTTGCAGCCTTCAAGAAGCAGGAGGCCAGAGTGCcagccacagccccagagctcctgaAAATTAAAGTGAAGGCTGGTGACGACAGCTCAGAGACTTCTGCAACTCAGAGGATCATCTACTTAGGAGACCCagatggggaggagaaggacagTAAAAAAcacctggtcttggacactgGTGGGTGCCTTGGCTTGGAGGAGAGACCAAAAGCCCCAGTAAATACAACCGGGGAGGGATCCAGGCACACCACACCTGTGGCAGAAGGGTTCCAAGCCCTCTCCTCAGCAAGTCACCAGCATAGGACAGTGTCTGAAAAACCCACTGGAACACTGGAGATGCCTGGGATGGGCTGTGATGGGACCAGCCTGGGGGGGCATCCCCTCTCAGGGTGGGAAGagccatccctgcagccagagaaggCACCTGGTGTTGGGGTGCCTGGAGGAACACCCACGGGAAGTGAAGCCCTGCTGTGTTCCCAGGAGGTGGGaccagaggagctgcagagctcgGTGGGAGGCTTgaagccatgtggcctggcAGGGGATGGCCCCAGggctgaggagcacagagggagcCCAGCAGAGTCCCCAGACAtctgcccagcactggagggttttttgggaaGGGTTGGAGCAGACAGTGACAGGGAGGAAAGTGCCAGAGTGGTTCTTCAGATGGAAGAGATAGAGCCCAAGTCACCTCCATCATCAGCTGGGTCTTGGCAGGGCCACACTCACACCGTGGGGTTGGAGGGGGACAAACCCagtgctcctgtccctccaccccTTCCCCAGAGACCCAGCACAGTCCCTGCAGAGTCATCTCTGGGTACGGAGCCTCAGGGCACAGACTTATCCCTGggcaccagccctgccagagaGGTGGCCATGCCCAAGCATGTGAGCCCCTCCATGCAGGTGGCACTACCTGTGGGCACTGATCCTGAAGCTGAAGAACAATCCCAAAATGTGGGATTTGCCTCATGGAAACCCCATCAGGGAACAAGTCCTGTTACAGGAgaaccaccccaaaacacagaCACTGCAGAAGAGTCAATCCAGGTTAGAGCCCTAGCCACCAAGGAGGTGGCCCAGGACATGGACACAGCACAGAGCAATGTGCCTGCCACTGAAGAGCCACTGCAGGAGGAGAAACCCATGATCAAAGAGCTCTTCCAGGGCTCAGGGTCAGGGAAGCCAACCAGAGATGAAGGCTCTGGGATGGAACAACTGTCCCATGACAAAAGCCTTGGCATGGCTgagctgcctcccaagggagaaGAAGCAGAACACCAGACTGAGACAATCCTGAGGGACTTGCCCCTCCACACTGCACATCTCAAAGCAAAAGAGCCACACCAGGACTCGGAGTTCAGTGTTGGACAAGATCTGCAGGGTGGGAGCCAGACAGTCACAGAAGGCACCAGGGACAGTGACCTGGCTAtggggcagccactgcaggaTGACTCtccttccagagcagctgctgatgtCCCACACTTCCAGTCCCCTACAGCAGGATTGTGCCAAGGAAGCAAGgcatcccagctccctgccctggtgAATGAAGGCGGGGCAGGGCAATCAAGTGATGGGACAcatccagcagagcctggggtgTCGGTGTGCATGtctgggctggcaggagctgtgacccaggagcacagggatgctACTGTGGCCCCAGGAAACCAGGAGGACAGCAAGAGCTACAGGGAAACTTCCGTGGCTTCCAAGATCAAGATGTTTGAGCAAGGCAAAGTGGAGCGAAGGGCAGcccaggagggacaggagcacgTGCCTGAAGCTGAGACATCGGTGACAGCCAGGGGGAAGACAAATCTGACACAGGATGTGCCTTTGAGCACCAGCCTCGCCTCACCCCCTGCAGTGGGACTTGTGTCCAGTGTGGGCTCCTTGGCCCTCGGGCAAGGGGCTGGTTCAGGAGACACCTCCCAGCCACACTCCCTGAAGGAACAAGTCTCTGCTGAGCCCGAGCACGAAGAAGACAGTGCCGACCTGGCCTCGCCCGACTCTGGCTGTGAGCTCACCCTGGCCGAGGCCGTG AGCAAATCTCAGGAACCaagtggggaagaaaaggatttaTGTGACCCATCAGTAAAATCCAGCCTGAAAGAAGAGAATGTAAAGGCTGCTGTTCCAGTGGTCTCGCAG AGAGCAGGCGTGAGGGATGGCCCTGAGGAGAGGGTGAAACCGCCCCGGCACAGGGCCCCCGAGAGTGACACCGGTGACGAGGAGCCCGACCAGGAGAAGGACTCGGTCTTCCTGAAGGACAACCACCTGGCCATTGAGCGCAAGTGCTCCAGTATCACTGTCAGCTCAACCTCCAGTCTGGAAGCGGAGGTGGACTTCACCGTCATCGGGGACTTCCATGGCACGGCCTTTGAGGACATCTCCCGGAGCCTGCCCGAGCTGGACAAGGACAAGAGTGAAACAGAAGATGAAGGCTTGGTTTCCTTCCAGCACACTGACAAAGTAGTTCCTGGACTGGAAGAGGATCTCAAAGGCAGGGATAAggtctcccagcccagcccagatGTCTCCCAGCCAGAG GTGGACAGAGGCACtccaggcagcagggacaccaCCATCACCACTGCCCAGGCTGGCACCACAGAGACAGCGCTGGTGACCTCA GATCACGGCACCAAGGCTGGCAAAGGAGCCACTCCCACTACAGACCTTCGTTCCCTGTCACCG ATCTCGGGTGGCTCCACTGGCAAGGAGGTGCTCACCAGCATATTCAGTGCCACTGCGGAAACGCTCTCCACCTCCACCACCACCCACGTTACTAAG ACTGTGAAAGGAGGGTTCTCCGAGACCCGGATAGAGAAGCGCATCATCATCACGGGAGATGAAGATGTGGACCAGGACCAG GCACTGGCTTTAGCAATCAAAGAGGCAAAACTCCAGCACCCCGACATGCTGGTAACCAAAGCTGTGGTGTACAGAGAAACAGAGCCCTCTCCAGAGGAAAGGGACAAGAAACCTCAG GAATCTTGA
- the EPB41L1 gene encoding band 4.1-like protein 1 isoform X1: MTTETGPSSEVKNAQEDAPQQQLEAAAQGPTVAPSPTGRDTDPNEKLGAQPDTRNMEPGTDMEDKYYSETDGFSDKTTPSKTQKSPQKTTKKVKSALCRVTLLDASEYECEVEKHARGQVLFDMVCEHLNLLEKDYFGLTFCDSDSQKNWLDPSKEIKKQIRSGPWNFSFTVKFYPPDPAQLTEDITRYYLCLQLRADIITGRLPCSFVTHALLGSYAVQAELGDHDTEEHVGNYVSELRFAPNQTRELEERIMELHKTYRGMTPGEAEIHFLENAKKLSMYGVDLHHAKDSEGIDIMLGVCANGLLIYRDRLRINRFAWPKILKISYKRSNFYIKIRPGEYEQFESTIGFKLPNHRSAKRLWKVCIEHHTFFRLVSPEPPPKGFLVMGSKFRYSGRTQAQTRQASALIDRPAPFFERSSSKRYTMSRSLDGEFSRPASVSENHDARPEGEKQDEDGEFGSRRRSETEDEEVTTPTKIKELKPEHETTPRHKQEFLDKPEDVLLKHQASINELKRTLKEPNSKLVHRDRDRRLPSSPASSSPKHEDETPKGTPEKATETVEEDTLDDFASERGASLSMESFTQKSLVSSPEGSEHWVFIEREAPRLEAVALRKTLRAKTEEAHAGTSEGSMNGSLTKVVVTVGKAKDMAGQEEPAAAALETRKRAKMIASPEDFESVWEDDLYEKESRGESSPGEAHPPPESMEREPQEPGKGIATREPGLPKPCQQPEERQRTKILEPEPPQGEGEMLSKECAFAAFKKQEARVPATAPELLKIKVKAGDDSSETSATQRIIYLGDPDGEEKDSKKHLVLDTGGCLGLEERPKAPVNTTGEGSRHTTPVAEGFQALSSASHQHRTVSEKPTGTLEMPGMGCDGTSLGGHPLSGWEEPSLQPEKAPGVGVPGGTPTGSEALLCSQEVGPEELQSSVGGLKPCGLAGDGPRAEEHRGSPAESPDICPALEGFLGRVGADSDREESARVVLQMEEIEPKSPPSSAGSWQGHTHTVGLEGDKPSAPVPPPLPQRPSTVPAESSLGTEPQGTDLSLGTSPAREVAMPKHVSPSMQVALPVGTDPEAEEQSQNVGFASWKPHQGTSPVTGEPPQNTDTAEESIQVRALATKEVAQDMDTAQSNVPATEEPLQEEKPMIKELFQGSGSGKPTRDEGSGMEQLSHDKSLGMAELPPKGEEAEHQTETILRDLPLHTAHLKAKEPHQDSEFSVGQDLQGGSQTVTEGTRDSDLAMGQPLQDDSPSRAAADVPHFQSPTAGLCQGSKASQLPALVNEGGAGQSSDGTHPAEPGVSVCMSGLAGAVTQEHRDATVAPGNQEDSKSYRETSVASKIKMFEQGKVERRAAQEGQEHVPEAETSVTARGKTNLTQDVPLSTSLASPPAVGLVSSVGSLALGQGAGSGDTSQPHSLKEQVSAEPEHEEDSADLASPDSGCELTLAEAVSKSQEPSGEEKDLCDPSVKSSLKEENVKAAVPVVSQRAGVRDGPEERVKPPRHRAPESDTGDEEPDQEKDSVFLKDNHLAIERKCSSITVSSTSSLEAEVDFTVIGDFHGTAFEDISRSLPELDKDKSETEDEGLVSFQHTDKVVPGLEEDLKGRDKVSQPSPDVSQPESSAPKANAVTVKKPETEGSAPHRVSTTDTAQVDRGTPGSRDTTITTAQAGTTETALVTSDHGTKAGKGATPTTDLRSLSPISGGSTGKEVLTSIFSATAETLSTSTTTHVTKTVKGGFSETRIEKRIIITGDEDVDQDQALALAIKEAKLQHPDMLVTKAVVYRETEPSPEERDKKPQES; encoded by the exons ATGACAACGGAGACAGGCCCCAGCTCTGAGGTGAAAAACGCGCAGGAGGACGCTccgcagcagcagctggaggcgGCCGCCCAGGGCCCCACGGTCGCGCCCAGCCCCACCGGCCGCGACACCGACCCCAATGAGAAGCTCGGGGCGCAGCCCGACACCCGAAACATGGAGCCG GGCACAGACATGGAGGACAAGTACTACAGTGAGACTGATGGGTTCTCTGACAAAACAACTCCCAGCAAGACCCAGAAGTCACCTCAGAAAACCACCAAGAAAGTGAAGAGTGCCCTGTGCAGAGTGACCCTGCTCGATGCGTCCGAGTACGAGTGTGAGGTGGAG AAACACGCCCGAGGGCAGGTGCTCTTTGACATGGTGTGCGAGCATCTCAACCTCCTGGAGAAGGACTACTTCGGCCTCACCTTCTGTGATTCGGACAGCCAGAAG AACTGGCTGGACCCCTCCAAGGAGATCAAGAAGCAGATCCGCA GCGGGCCCTGGAACTTTTCCTTCACTGTGAAGTTCTACCCTCCAGACCCTGCCCAGCTCACAGAGGACATCACCAG ATACTacctgtgcctgcagctccgTGCTGACATCATCACAGGCCgcctgccctgctcctttgTGACCCACGCCCTGCTGGGCTCCTATGCCGTCCAGGCCGAGCTGGGTGACCACGACACCGAGGAGCATGTGGGCAACTACGTGAGCGAGCTGCGCTTCGCCCCCAACCAGACGCGGGAGCTGGAGGAGCGCATCATGGAGCTGCACAAGACCTACCG gGGAATGACCCCCGGGGAAGCAGAGATCCACTTCCTGGAGAATGCCAAGAAGCTCTCCATGTACGGGGTGGACCTGCACCACGCCAAG GACTCAGAGGGCATCGACATCATGCTGGGCGTCTGCGCCAATGGCCTCCTCATCTACAGGGACCGGCTGCGCATCAACCGCTTCGCCTGGCCCAAGATCCTCAAGATTTCCTACAAGAGGAGCAACTTCTACATCAAGATCCGCCCAGGGGAG TACGAACAGTTTGAGAGCACCATTGGCTTCAAACTGCCCAACCACCGCTCAGCCAAGAGGCTCTGGAAGGTCTGCATAGAGCATCACACCTTCTTCAG gctggtgtccccagagccaccccccAAGGGCTTCCTGGTGATGGGCTCCAAGTTTCGGTACAGCGGGCGCACGCAGGCACAGACGCGCCAGGCCAGTGCCCTCATTGACCGCCCCGCGCCCTTCTTCGAGCGCTCCTCCAGCAAACGCTACACCATGTCCCGCAGCCTGGACGGAG AGTTCTCACGCCCAGCCTCTGTCAGCGAGAACCACGATGCCAGACCAGAGGGTGAGAAGCAGGATGAGGACGGTGAGTTTGGCAGCAGGAGACGCTCTGAGacagaggatgaggaggtgaCCACTCCGACAAAGATCAAGGAGCTGAAG CCGGAGCATGAAACAACCCCCAGGCACAAGCAGGAG TTTTTAGACAAGCCAGAGGACGTTTTGCTGAAGCATCAGGCCAGCATCAATGAGCTGAAGCGGACCCTGAAGGAACCCAACAGCAAACTGGTTCACAGGGACCGGGACAGGAGGCTGCCTTCCTCACCAGCCTCTTCCTCACCCAAGCACGAGGATGAAACACCAAAGGGAACCCCTGAAAAGGCCACTGAg ACGGTGGAAGAGGACACCTTAGACGATTTTGCATCTGAGCGTGGAGCTTCCCTAAGCATGGAGTCTTTCACACAGAAAAGCCTTGTCTCCTCTCCTGAG GGCTCGGAGCACTGGGTATTTATAGAGAGAGAAGCCCCTAGGCTGGAAGCTGTAGCTCTGAGGAAAACTCTGAGAGCCAAGACGGAAGAAGCACATGCAGGGACCTCGGAGGGGAGCATGAATGGGAGCCTGACAAAAGTGGTGGTGACGGTAGGGAAAGCCAAGGACATGGCAGGCCAGGAAGAGCCGGCAGCTGCAGCCTTGGAGACGAGGAAGAGAGCCAAAATGATTGCTAGTCCCGAGGATTTTGAGTCTGTGTGGGAGGATGATCTCTATGAGAAGGAAAGCAGGGGTGAGTCCAGCCCAGGGGAGGCACATCCACCCCCTGAGAGCATGGAGAGGGAGCCCCAAGAGCCAGGCAAAGGCATAGCCAccagggagccagggctgcccaagCCCTGTCAGCAGCCTGAAGAGAGGCAAAGGACCAAGATTTTGGAGCCAGAGCCTCCCCAGGGAGAAGGTGAGATGCTCTCCAAGGAATGTGCTTTTGCAGCCTTCAAGAAGCAGGAGGCCAGAGTGCcagccacagccccagagctcctgaAAATTAAAGTGAAGGCTGGTGACGACAGCTCAGAGACTTCTGCAACTCAGAGGATCATCTACTTAGGAGACCCagatggggaggagaaggacagTAAAAAAcacctggtcttggacactgGTGGGTGCCTTGGCTTGGAGGAGAGACCAAAAGCCCCAGTAAATACAACCGGGGAGGGATCCAGGCACACCACACCTGTGGCAGAAGGGTTCCAAGCCCTCTCCTCAGCAAGTCACCAGCATAGGACAGTGTCTGAAAAACCCACTGGAACACTGGAGATGCCTGGGATGGGCTGTGATGGGACCAGCCTGGGGGGGCATCCCCTCTCAGGGTGGGAAGagccatccctgcagccagagaaggCACCTGGTGTTGGGGTGCCTGGAGGAACACCCACGGGAAGTGAAGCCCTGCTGTGTTCCCAGGAGGTGGGaccagaggagctgcagagctcgGTGGGAGGCTTgaagccatgtggcctggcAGGGGATGGCCCCAGggctgaggagcacagagggagcCCAGCAGAGTCCCCAGACAtctgcccagcactggagggttttttgggaaGGGTTGGAGCAGACAGTGACAGGGAGGAAAGTGCCAGAGTGGTTCTTCAGATGGAAGAGATAGAGCCCAAGTCACCTCCATCATCAGCTGGGTCTTGGCAGGGCCACACTCACACCGTGGGGTTGGAGGGGGACAAACCCagtgctcctgtccctccaccccTTCCCCAGAGACCCAGCACAGTCCCTGCAGAGTCATCTCTGGGTACGGAGCCTCAGGGCACAGACTTATCCCTGggcaccagccctgccagagaGGTGGCCATGCCCAAGCATGTGAGCCCCTCCATGCAGGTGGCACTACCTGTGGGCACTGATCCTGAAGCTGAAGAACAATCCCAAAATGTGGGATTTGCCTCATGGAAACCCCATCAGGGAACAAGTCCTGTTACAGGAgaaccaccccaaaacacagaCACTGCAGAAGAGTCAATCCAGGTTAGAGCCCTAGCCACCAAGGAGGTGGCCCAGGACATGGACACAGCACAGAGCAATGTGCCTGCCACTGAAGAGCCACTGCAGGAGGAGAAACCCATGATCAAAGAGCTCTTCCAGGGCTCAGGGTCAGGGAAGCCAACCAGAGATGAAGGCTCTGGGATGGAACAACTGTCCCATGACAAAAGCCTTGGCATGGCTgagctgcctcccaagggagaaGAAGCAGAACACCAGACTGAGACAATCCTGAGGGACTTGCCCCTCCACACTGCACATCTCAAAGCAAAAGAGCCACACCAGGACTCGGAGTTCAGTGTTGGACAAGATCTGCAGGGTGGGAGCCAGACAGTCACAGAAGGCACCAGGGACAGTGACCTGGCTAtggggcagccactgcaggaTGACTCtccttccagagcagctgctgatgtCCCACACTTCCAGTCCCCTACAGCAGGATTGTGCCAAGGAAGCAAGgcatcccagctccctgccctggtgAATGAAGGCGGGGCAGGGCAATCAAGTGATGGGACAcatccagcagagcctggggtgTCGGTGTGCATGtctgggctggcaggagctgtgacccaggagcacagggatgctACTGTGGCCCCAGGAAACCAGGAGGACAGCAAGAGCTACAGGGAAACTTCCGTGGCTTCCAAGATCAAGATGTTTGAGCAAGGCAAAGTGGAGCGAAGGGCAGcccaggagggacaggagcacgTGCCTGAAGCTGAGACATCGGTGACAGCCAGGGGGAAGACAAATCTGACACAGGATGTGCCTTTGAGCACCAGCCTCGCCTCACCCCCTGCAGTGGGACTTGTGTCCAGTGTGGGCTCCTTGGCCCTCGGGCAAGGGGCTGGTTCAGGAGACACCTCCCAGCCACACTCCCTGAAGGAACAAGTCTCTGCTGAGCCCGAGCACGAAGAAGACAGTGCCGACCTGGCCTCGCCCGACTCTGGCTGTGAGCTCACCCTGGCCGAGGCCGTG AGCAAATCTCAGGAACCaagtggggaagaaaaggatttaTGTGACCCATCAGTAAAATCCAGCCTGAAAGAAGAGAATGTAAAGGCTGCTGTTCCAGTGGTCTCGCAG AGAGCAGGCGTGAGGGATGGCCCTGAGGAGAGGGTGAAACCGCCCCGGCACAGGGCCCCCGAGAGTGACACCGGTGACGAGGAGCCCGACCAGGAGAAGGACTCGGTCTTCCTGAAGGACAACCACCTGGCCATTGAGCGCAAGTGCTCCAGTATCACTGTCAGCTCAACCTCCAGTCTGGAAGCGGAGGTGGACTTCACCGTCATCGGGGACTTCCATGGCACGGCCTTTGAGGACATCTCCCGGAGCCTGCCCGAGCTGGACAAGGACAAGAGTGAAACAGAAGATGAAGGCTTGGTTTCCTTCCAGCACACTGACAAAGTAGTTCCTGGACTGGAAGAGGATCTCAAAGGCAGGGATAAggtctcccagcccagcccagatGTCTCCCAGCCAGAG TCTTCAGCCCCAAAAGCAAATGCTGTGACTGTGAAGAAGCCCGAAACAGAAGGCTCCGCTCCCCATCGGGTCAGCACCACAGACACGGCCCAG GTGGACAGAGGCACtccaggcagcagggacaccaCCATCACCACTGCCCAGGCTGGCACCACAGAGACAGCGCTGGTGACCTCA GATCACGGCACCAAGGCTGGCAAAGGAGCCACTCCCACTACAGACCTTCGTTCCCTGTCACCG ATCTCGGGTGGCTCCACTGGCAAGGAGGTGCTCACCAGCATATTCAGTGCCACTGCGGAAACGCTCTCCACCTCCACCACCACCCACGTTACTAAG ACTGTGAAAGGAGGGTTCTCCGAGACCCGGATAGAGAAGCGCATCATCATCACGGGAGATGAAGATGTGGACCAGGACCAG GCACTGGCTTTAGCAATCAAAGAGGCAAAACTCCAGCACCCCGACATGCTGGTAACCAAAGCTGTGGTGTACAGAGAAACAGAGCCCTCTCCAGAGGAAAGGGACAAGAAACCTCAG GAATCTTGA